ACGCTGAAAACTGCCATCGTGGTGAATTTCATGCGTTCAGCAAACGCACCGCAGATCAGGGCCGGAGTAATGATGAAGAACATGCCCTGAAACGCGACGATGATTTGATCGTTTATGCACTGTTCCACCGTGAGACCGCTTGCGCTCGACGGTGTGACACCAGCCAGCAATAAATGTTCGAAGTTGCCAAAGTAAGCGCCGGAACCTCCGAACGCCAGGCTGTAGCCGATAACGGCCCAGACGACGGACATCAGTCCCATCAGGAACACGCACTGCATCATCACGCTGAGGATGTTCTTTTTGCGAACCAGCCCGCCGTAAAACAGAGCCAGTCCGGGACAGGTCATCATCAGCACGAAGGCGATACTGACCAACATCCACGCGACATCGGCTTTGTCGTAGACTGCCGCCGGCGCCTCATCTTGTTGCTGAGTTGTTATTTCATCATCAGACGCTGTGTCTGAAGGTTGCGGTTCGGTTACGCCCGTCGTGGCGGGACTAATCACGTCGCCGTTTTGGACGTCAGTGGTTTGAGCCACCAGGTTGCCACAGGAACTTAGAATTACCGCCAGCAGTAGCAATCGCCTAAACGAGTTCGTCATGGTGAGGTTGTACCTTGCCCATTAGTTTTCGTTGAAACACACATTGTGCTCGAACTCGAGTGCGCGAAGCTTTTTTTCGTTTTGGAGAAGTGCTAGCTGATTGGAAACAGACGCCTCAAAGACGGTAATCCCTGAAGCGTTCTCGCCTGTTTTTATTCTGCCGCTGATTGTGGAATCGCGAAACGGCCGTTGGCGACCGTGTGATCGCCGTGTGCGAAAAATCTATTCGTCTTCGATTTTCTTGATCGCAGCCGGTAAGTCTTTATCCACAATCCCCTGTACGCCACGCCCATCACTATGAAGTCGGTCGTCGACTCCATACTGAATGTCCTCGTGATCGATCTCCCAGAACGCAGCAATTTCCTTACGAGGAACCGTTTTCAGGTTTCGGACTAGCCGAAAACCTACACCGCGAGCTGGGTCGTCCGTAAACCACCACGGGCTCTTAGGCAAATTTGGGTCCGTAGTTCGCCATTCTTCAGAATCGGACCCAAGTCGCGACGCACACCGGCATTCTTCTGCTTCGAATTCCCACGATCCGCCGCGAATCGCACGAGGGTCAACCTCTTCGGGCCGCACCCAGTCTTTCGCCGCATTTAGCATTCCGTCAGTAGTTTTATAAGGCTGGAGATAGTCAATGACCCATTCGGCCGCGTTGCCGTGCATGTCGTACAGGCCCCACGGGTTCGGTTTTTTTTGGCCGACATTTTTTGTTCCTTCATCATCTGTGTTGTCGACATACCACGCGTAATCGCCTAGTTTTGAGGCATCGCTGCCGAAATGGTAAGCAGTTGAGGTGCCCGCTCGGCAGGCATATTCCCATTCCGCTTCTGTCGGGAGGCGGAATTGACACTCAGTAATTGCCGACAGCCACTTGCTGTATTGCTTGCAGGCGTACTGAGTCACCGTGACGGCCGGTTGTCTGGGATCGGCTCCGTATTCGAACGTAAAATCTGGTTCGTAAAGCACTGTGGGAGCCGTGATGGCGTCAACTTTGTTCTCTTCCGTGACCGTTCGGATTTTGGCGACCTCGAACGCTTTGAAAGCATCGTACAGATCCATGAAGATCTTGTATTCGGCCCACGTGACTTCGTGGCGAGCCATCCAATACGGATCGACAGCGATTTTCCGTTGAGGGCCTTCAGTTTCCTCTCGGCCGGCTTCGTCCTGAGGGCTGCCCATTGTGAATTCGCCGCCTGGGATGGGTTCCATCCAGAACGACACGTCTGTGCCTGGAATTTTCACTTCATAAGGAATCATGTAGCCGTCATCGACTTTGACAAAGCGACCGGATGACGGCTTTT
This DNA window, taken from Fuerstiella marisgermanici, encodes the following:
- a CDS encoding formylglycine-generating enzyme family protein; this encodes MRLRTALCVLLSVASGIAVAAETPGLVKEKPSSGRFVKVDDGYMIPYEVKIPGTDVSFWMEPIPGGEFTMGSPQDEAGREETEGPQRKIAVDPYWMARHEVTWAEYKIFMDLYDAFKAFEVAKIRTVTEENKVDAITAPTVLYEPDFTFEYGADPRQPAVTVTQYACKQYSKWLSAITECQFRLPTEAEWEYACRAGTSTAYHFGSDASKLGDYAWYVDNTDDEGTKNVGQKKPNPWGLYDMHGNAAEWVIDYLQPYKTTDGMLNAAKDWVRPEEVDPRAIRGGSWEFEAEECRCASRLGSDSEEWRTTDPNLPKSPWWFTDDPARGVGFRLVRNLKTVPRKEIAAFWEIDHEDIQYGVDDRLHSDGRGVQGIVDKDLPAAIKKIEDE